The stretch of DNA ggtttgatgaatgcaccagcagctttcatggatctgatgaaccgggtctttagtccattcttggacaagtttgtggttgtcttcattgacgacatcttagtctactctaagactaagaaaGAGCATGAAGAGCACTTGGACTAGTTTTGCAGACCTTGCGAGacaatcaactttatgccaagctatccaagtgtgagttctggttagatgaggtggcttttctgggtcatgtgatatctaagaagggtgtgtccgtggatcctagcaagatcgaGGCAGTAACCAAGTGAGAATCACCAAAGAATGTtactgagattcggagtttcgtGGGTCtagctggttactacaggaggttcgtgaaggaCTTTTCTACGATAGCATGGCCTATGAcagccttgatgaggaaagagaccagtttTCGATGGGATGAGatttgtgagacggcgttccagaccttaaaggagcgCTTGACCACAACTCTTATCCTAGCTTttccagagggttgtgagaactttgaagtatatacgGATGTTTCAAAGAATGGATTGGGTTGTGttctgatgcagaatgggaaggttatagcttatgcgtcgaggcaactgaagccatatgaggagaattacccaactcatgatttggaattggGTGAAGTTgtctttgctcttaagatttagaggcactacctttacggggcaacctttaaggtgttttcagatcataagagtctgaaatatatctacactcagaaagagCTTAATATGCGGCAGagacgatggatggagctgatcggggactatgacatggagatcatctatcacgagggtaaggctaacgtggttgcagatgctttgagcagaaaGAGTATTCATTCGATGTGTACAACTATGTATTTGCTGAagatgagggatgagatgtccaagatgggaaTCCATATGATTAGGaaaggggataccatcggggatttgacgatcgagccgaaTTCGTATGAGAATATCAAGAGAAAACAAGAGCTTGATCTTAAGATCCAAAAATGGAAGTCTAGAGTAGAGAGTGACACAGTTTCTAGGTTTTCTATCTACACATATGGGAGTGTTCATTTTGATGGGCGATGGTGTGTTCTTGATGATGCAGACTTGAGGAGAgttatcatgacagaggctcattgcactccttattcagttcacccacggggtgacaagctttataaagacctcaagaagactttttggtggcctaatatgaagagagatgtggctgagttcgtggctagataTTTGACTTAccagagggtcaagggtgagcagcggAGACCACGGGGTAAAATCcaatctcttgaggtacctgagtagaagtgggagtcgatctctatggacttcatcgtggggttaccaaggatACAACatggtaacaatatgatttgggtgatagtcgATCCGTTAACAAATTCAGCTTACTTCGTTCCTATGAAGGATACCTGGACTAATATACATTTAGCCTTGAGTTACAGGAAATATGTGgtccggttacatggtatacctaaggatatagtgtcagatcgagatgcaaGGTTTACATCGAAGTTTTGGCAAGAAATGCAGGAATTGATGGGTatgaccttaaagatgagtacaacttttcatcctgcaacaaatggtcagactgagaggactatcaagatcttagaggacatgttgagaacTTGTGCCATGGAGTTCGGGGGAAGTTGGGAGGATAGACTGGATTTGATCGAGTTCTCGtataacaacagctaccatactaGTATCAGGATGGCATATTTCGAGGCTCTGTATGgcaggaagtgccgaagtccggtttgttgggatgacagttcagaggcagtggttttagggccagatATGGTGCAGGATATGGTTGAACAGGTTCGGCTAATTCGTCAAAAGACgaaagcagctcaggatcgcCATAAGAGTTATGCCGATCTACACCGCAGAGACATTGAGTTCGCCATGGGTGACAAAGTCCTTTTGAAGGTGTCACCAATGCGAGGagtgatgaggtttgggaagaagggtaagctaagccagaagtttatcggtccatatgagattttggatcgtgtaggtGAGGTGGTCTActggttagctttaccaccaacTTTAGATCGAGTCCACAACGTCTTTCATGTTTCAAAGCTCCGAAATTATGTGAGTGACCcttcacatgtgcttgaggttgagaacatcgaacttgatgagtCCTTATCTTATGCTGAGATTCCTAAAGAGATATTAGTCCGCAAGGTAcataagacaaggaatggtgagaccatTTTGCTCAAGGTGCTTTGTTCtgatcataatgtggaagaggccacatgggaacccgaagaggctatgcgagaacgttttcctaaccttttttatcaggtatatTTGGTTACGGAGctgtaaccgttgtctttttaggggggtaggagagggtctcatggttgtttttgagttagtttgagtcgggttagtgGTGTTTTGTGTTAGTCTAGCTAGTGTTCGGTGTTTTGTCTTATATAGTGTGAGTTTTGAGAGTTGTGTCGGTTCGGTTTCTTGTgtatagtgtgaacttcgggggcgaagttctttttaaggagggaagattgtaatactacggattttctaaGCCCGTACTCGGCCAAATATGACCTACTCAGCCGAGTAAGGGACGTTGTGTATTCTGGGTGGCTCACTGCCCAGGAATAAttggccgagtatgtggaatactctaCCGCGTAgagcgtactcggtcgagtatacttagtactcgaccgagtatccggtttgACGAGTGTTTTTCCGCGGTTTAATTTGGAGATGATTAGAACTATATAAACGcgttaatcagtttctaattacacttttacaaaacctaaacactcaacgatgctctaatcctctccaaatatcTCCCTAGTGTGTGTGATCGTTAAAAAGGTCTTTCATCTTGAGTCCTATCGTCGGTAAGTTCTCGTTTTGCACTAAATTCTTTGGTTAATCTTTAGAGTTTGGCTTAATGGTGAATTGGGGGAAAATAGGGGTTTTTGCATATGGtgattgttgtttatgtgattgtgttaggtggagaattcgtagaggagccattttaGATTGCCTTTTCGTATCTCTTGttgttgtgctaaggtagggtttccctactcagttcctgtttaattgatttgagattatgttgttTTGCGTACGATTGTTGTCTGatgatcattgttggagtgttGGTGCGGTGTTGGTGTGATGATAGTGTttgtgttgtgatgattgtggtggagtcacttgcgggagtggcttcacacccaagTTCGCCccccgtggaacccgtcacgggagaggatgtgcacattaagggacagggatatcgttcgttgatgagtggggcttaggtggggattggttgcggtcccccactggtggcgaggattacctattgcgatgggtaatctggcagggctacacacttcgatgtgtagtcggttactgtgtgagatcgggagaccggaggagggtgatgatcagctggttaccttttgtacttgtcttgcgttgattattcagtaactgaccccattgttgtttttataaatctgtggtgatccattcagggaatGTGAGCAGGTTGTGACAGTTGATGCAGTTCTCTACCTACAGGGCagttatggggagtcatcactcgagtctagcttccgccgctaagagatttagtttgcattctttgtagttgttagactTTTCACAGTTgcactttggttttggttttggagaatATGTAACGTTAatcttttatactttaataaatgtgttttggattgttaactttggtatactaacctcgggcaaccgagatggtaacaacctttcatgctggggtagttcTTGGTAAGGTACCCTGGTATGAGGAGGTGTTACAAGTTTTTGTAAAACAaaagtcatatctcactcgtttcttggttattttgggcgtgtgacataCCATTGGAATCGTAAGAGAATAAGTTACCACCTccattggaatcacatcaatatcatgtctagatctcaagttatgatagttttaagacgacctttctataggcggacattataacaactccactaagtctagtatagaTTCCTTTGCCGGTCTACTTTATAGTCATACTTCACTCCCGAGTAGACTCACCAAACCCGAGAGTcctctcacgcatcccaagatTCCTTTGCGGGTCTCAAAATATctaggtattacaatcttcctcccttaaaatgaacttcgtcctcgaagttcgcctCGCTCTCTCTTTTCACAATTATTCCTCAATCTTCTCTCAAGTCTCATTACTGGTTCCCATGTACTCTCTCGCCATTTTACTCTATCATAAAGTCCGTCAAGATTCTTATCGTCATTATCACTCTTATTAACCACACATGTTTATCGTACTTATCCCAATGTTCTTTGCTCAATTCTCATTACTTCCTCACGTGTCGTACTCTTTCTTTCCTTAATTCCGAATTATTACagtcactccccctaaaagagaacttcgccccgaagttcaactatcaaacTTCATAATGTGCTCTCATACGTTCATTAccaaattccacaaatgactatgttcGAGGTTCAACACCCTCTCTTACCCATTGCAAATATGTAATCAAATATCATATATTTATAATTCCATTGATATAATCCCCCTTTACAAACCTCCCAAAAGGTCGAGCGCCTGGTCAAACACACGGTCCCATAAATAACTCCCAATTCATGTTGGTTATAAGTATACGTATCTAACACGAGGTATAACTTGATATTATTACGACTCTATATCATGTCAAATCTCATACCttcacatgtatgcacatcaatcagGAATATGCGGACTCGAGAAAACAATCAATTAATGCGAAATTTCTCGTTATATGACTCAACAATGTGCAACATTCCCATTTCCGgacatcatgccacgcatataccgcgtcaaatcaaccacatgatcacacatatGTTTCGACATCTGTTTCCATCCATCCTCAATACTTCCGTTACTAGCATCATGAGACTCTGATTATTCATTCAATATTATTATGCTACACACACATCACGACAAAAACTCACATAATACGGACATTGTTATCATACCAAAATGAATTCACGGCAGTAAACGTGTACCACACAAAATCGTCACAGCATTCTTGTCA from Silene latifolia isolate original U9 population chromosome 10, ASM4854445v1, whole genome shotgun sequence encodes:
- the LOC141607389 gene encoding uncharacterized protein LOC141607389 gives rise to the protein MVQDMVEQVRLIRQKTKAAQDRHKSYADLHRRDIEFAMGDKVLLKVSPMRGVMRFGKKGEVVYWLALPPTLDRVHNVFHVSKLRNYVSDPSHVLEVENIELDESLSYAEIPKEILVRKVYLVTEL